From Vitis vinifera cultivar Pinot Noir 40024 chromosome 3, ASM3070453v1, the proteins below share one genomic window:
- the LOC100852442 gene encoding pentatricopeptide repeat-containing protein At1g09220, mitochondrial, with protein sequence MTLNLTMKQAAHLQQRNLLSLLLQHQIRRSAMQQLHSHLITTGAHSHCMDVTSWNVLLRHYSLVIFPQEAFLLFRHLRLHHVSPPLSFDSFTFSFLLKACANLQHREGGLQLHALTFKLGFEFHVYVHTVMLNVYAASGAFLEAKQVFDEMPAVNMVKKMPAYKNRLWSLELEHTGGATNKKKTHKQMNKKMEEELSKELELQMKGAKKTLYIWELIGVHIVLLPLVCRLIKTGRSMFLECSLVTGKSADRCLN encoded by the exons ATGACACTCAATCTCACAATGAAGCAGGCTGCCCATCTCCAACAAAGGAACTtgctctctcttcttcttcaacacCAAATCAGACGCAGTGCAATGCAACAACTCCACTCTCACTTGATCACCACTGGTGCACATTCCCACTGTATGGATGTTACATCTTGGAACGTTTTGCTTCGACACTATTCTCTTGTCATCTTCCCCCAAGAAGCTTTCTTGCTCTTCAGGCACCTCCGCCTCCATCATGTCTCTCCTCCACTCTCCTTCGACAGTTTcaccttttctttccttctcaagGCATGCGCTAATCTACAGCACCGCGAGGGAGGACTTCAACTCCATGCTCTTACTTTTAAGCTTGGATTTGAATTTCATGTCTATGTACACACTGTTATGCTAAACGTGTATGCAGCCAGTGGGGCTTTTCTTGAAGCCAAGCAAGTGTTCGATGAAATGCCG GCTGTAAACATGGTCAAGAAGATGCCAGCTTACAAAAATAGGCTGTGGTCATTAGAACTTGAGCACACTGGAGGTGccacaaataaaaagaagactCACAAGCAGATGAACAA GAAAATGGAGGAAGAGCTCAGCAAAGAACTTGAACTGCAGATGAAGGGGGCTAAAAAAACCCTCTATATATGGGAACTTATTGGTGTCCATATTGTACTCCTACCTTTGGTTTGTAGATTAATTAAGACAGGGCGATCCATGTTCCTCGAGTGTTCTCTGGTGACTGGAAAGTCTGCTGACAGGTGTTTGAATTGA
- the LOC100264985 gene encoding berberine bridge enzyme-like 21, with translation MEMSRSSFRLLLLLLGFLLVSSYAASDSVYDTFVQCLSNHSAPSHQASSIVYAQTNSSFTNVLRSYIRNERFNTSSTPKPLIIVTPSDESQVQAAIICSRDIGILLKIRSGGHDYDGLSSVSDVPFFILDMFNLRSINVNITDETAWVQAGATLGELYYRIWEKSRVHGFPAGVCPTLGVGGHLSGGGYGNMLRKYGLSIDHIVDAQIINVNGSILDRKSMGEDLFWAIRGGGGASFGVILSYKVKLVRVPEIVTVFRVEKTLAQNATDLVYQWQHITDKIDNDLFMRLLLQPITVKSDNGSSKTVRVTFISLFLGDATRLISVMNKDFPELGLKKEDCKEMSWIESVLYWANFDNRTSVNVLLNRTLESVKFFKAKSDYMQKPMSKDGLEGLWKKMIELGKPGMVFNSYGGRMSEIPASETPFPHRAGNIFKIQYSVNWHEEGTEADKKYVNLIRELHSYMTPLVSKSPRGSYLNYRDIDIGISHNGKDSYQEGKVYGVKYFMNNFDRLVKVKTAVDPQNFFRYEQSIPPLPYQRDID, from the coding sequence atggaGATGTCAAGGTCTTCCTTTCGTCTGCTACTTCTCCTTCTTGGTTTTCTTCTTGTTTCATCATATGCAGCTTCAGATTCAGTATATGATACCTTTGTTCAATGCCTATCAAACCATTCAGCCCCATCTCACCAAGCTTCATCAATAGTCTACGCCCAAACAAATTCTTCATTCACAAATGTGCTTCGATCTTATATCCGAAACGAACGGTTCAACACATCTTCCACGCCCAAACCCTTGATCATTGTCACCCCCTCGGATGAATCCCAAGTCCAGGCTGCCATAATTTGCTCTAGAGACATCGGCATACTGCTAAAAATCCGAAGTGGTGGCCATGACTACGATGGCCTATCTTCTGTCTCTGATGTCCCATTTTTCATCCTTGATATGTTCAATCTTCGGTCCATCAACGTGAATATCACTGATGAAACTGCTTGGGTTCAAGCTGGTGCTACCCTAGGAGAACTCTACTACAGAATTTGGGAGAAAAGCAGAGTCCATGGATTTCCAGCTGGGGTTTGCCCCACTCTGGGTGTAGGCGGGCACTTGAGTGGTGGGGGCTATGGTAATATGTTGCGAAAATATGGACTCTCTATTGATCATATTGTGGATGCCCAGATAATCAATGTTAATGGCAGCATTCTCGATCGAAAGTCCATGGGAGAAGACCTCTTTTGGGCCATTAGAGGAGGTGGCGGAGCTAGCTTTGGAGTCATATTGTCATATAAGGTCAAGCTTGTCCGAGTGCCCGAAATTGTTACAGTTTTTCGGGTCGAGAAGACCCTGGCCCAAAACGCCACTGACTTAGTCTATCAGTGGCAGCACATCACTGACAAGATCGATAATGATCTTTTCATGAGGCTTCTCCTCCAACCTATCACGGTGAAAAGCGACAATGGGTCCTCCAAGACTGTTAGGGTGACCTTCATATCACTGTTTCTTGGAGACGCGACCCGTCTCATTTCAGTGATGAACAAGGATTTCCCAGAATTAGGGCTAAAGAAAGAGGACTGCAAGGAAATGAGCTGGATTGAATCAGTCCTCTACTGGGCTAATTTCGATAACAGAACATCAGTGAATGTTCTGCTAAACCGGACCCTAGAGTCAGTGAAATTCTTTAAGGCGAAGTCAGACTACATGCAGAAACCCATGTCCAAGGATGGTCTAGAAGGGCTGTGGAAGAAGATGATTGAATTAGGCAAACCAGGGATGGTGTTCAATTCATACGGAGGGCGAATGAGTGAAATCCCCGCATCTGAAACCCCCTTCCCACATCGCGCTGGGAACATATTCAAGATCCAGTACTCAGTGAATTGGCATGAAGAAGGGACTGAAGCAGACAAGAAGTATGTGAACTTGATAAGAGAGCTTCATAGCTACATGACCCCACTTGTGTCCAAGTCCCCTAGAGGTTCATATCTCAACTATAGAGATATTGATATTGGTATTAGCCACAATGGTAAAGATAGCTACCAAGAAGGTAAGGTATATGGGGTTAAGTACTTTATGAACAATTTTGACAGGTTGGTGAAAGTGAAGACTGCTGTGGACCCTCAGAATTTTTTCAGGTATGAACAAAGCATCCCACCTCTTCCATATCAAAGGGACATTGATTGA
- the LOC100261531 gene encoding G-type lectin S-receptor-like serine/threonine-protein kinase SRK: protein MNPKISDFGMARIFAGSENGTNTARIVGSYGYMAPEYAMEGLYSIKSDVYSFGVVLLEIITGRKNAGFHLSGMGPSLLSHAWQSWNEGKGLELMDPLLGDSCCPDEFLRCYHIGLLCVQEDASDRPTMSSVIVMLKSESVSLRQPERPAFSVGRSTNQHETASGSSSSVNGLTASIALPR from the exons ATGAACCCGAAAATCTCCGACTTTGGAATGGCGAGGATCTTTGCAGGAAGTGAGAATGGAACTAACACAGCTAGAATAGTGGGATCATA TGGATACATGGCTCCAGAGTATGCCATGGAAGGGTTATACTCCATTAAGTCTGATGTTTACAGTTTTGGAGTTGTCTTGCTTGAGATCATAACTGGGAGAAAGAATGCTGGTTTCCATCTCTCTGGAATGGGTCCAAGCCTCCTATCGCAT GCATGGCAGTCGTGGAATGAAGGGAAAGGGTTGGAGTTGATGGATCCATTATTGGGTGATTCATGTTGCCCAGATGAGTTTCTGAGATGCTACCATATTGGGTTATTGTGTGTTCAAGAAGATGCATCTGACAGGCCAACCATGTCATCTGTCATTGTAATGTTAAAAAGTGAAAGTGTAAGCCTTCGACAGCCTGAAAGACCTGCCTTCTCTGTGGGGAGATCCACCAATCAACATGAAACAGCAAGTGGTAGCAGTTCTTCTGTCAATGGTTTAACAGCTTCTATTGCTTTGCCTCGATGA